A section of the Citrus sinensis cultivar Valencia sweet orange chromosome 8, DVS_A1.0, whole genome shotgun sequence genome encodes:
- the LOC102609516 gene encoding phosphoprotein ECPP44 produces the protein MADHQQQGNEAKGCGMFDFLKNKNEEKSQDAAMVDVETKEEKPAFVENLQQAHSNSSSSSEEEIEGADGEKKRKKKKGLKEKIQEKISSEKEENAVEKNDEIASAEATHLEEKKGFLEKIKDKLPGQHKKAEEGAACAGCCPNEHLAEGDEKEKKGILEKIKEKLPGYHSEDEKAKHKDN, from the exons ATGGCAGATCATCAGCAACAAGGAAATGAAGCAAAAGGTTGCGGAATGTTTGATTTCttgaagaataaaaatgaagagaaatctCAAGATGCAGCCATGGTCGATGTTGAGACAAAGGAAGAGAAGCCTGCTTTTGTGGAAAACCTACAACAAGCACATAGCAACTCTAGCTCG TCAAGTGAGGAAGAAATAGAGGGAGCAGATGgagagaagaagaggaagaagaagaagggatTAAAGGAGAAGATCCAAGAGAAAATATCGAgtgaaaaggaagaaaatgcGGTTGAGAAAAACGATGAGATAGCGAGTGCAGAAGCAACACATCTGGAGGAGAAGAAAGGCTTTCTCGAGAAGATCAAGGATAAACTTCCAGGTCAACACAAGAAGGCTGAAGAGGGTGCTGCTTGTGCTGGGTGTTGCCCAAATGAGCATTTAGCAGAAGGGGatgaaaaggagaagaaaggaATATTAGAGAAGATCAAGGAGAAGCTTCCCGGTTATCACAGTGAAGACGAGAAGGCAAAGCACAAGGATAATTGA
- the LOC102607477 gene encoding uncharacterized protein LOC102607477: protein MHAKTDSEGTSINDATWPPRSPPRRPIYYVQSPSHPDVEKMSYGSSPTGSPAHHYYHCSPIHHSRESSTSRFSASLKNPRGVSAWRHVQLDHKDGDGDGDDEEMDGRDEGSGRNVRLYVCIGFFFVLLFTVFCLILWGASKPYKPKIIVKNIVFENFNVQAGSDESGVPTDMLSLNSTVKILYRNPATFFAVHVTSTPLELHYFQLKLASGQMKKFSQSRKSQRNVVTVVQGYQVPLYGGVPVLASAKGHLDRAEVPLNLTFVMRSRAYILGRLVKSKFYRRIRCSVTLRGNKLGKPLNLTNACFYQ from the exons ATGCATGCTAAGACTGACTCAGAAGGCACGAGCATTAACGACGCCACGTGGCCACCGCGGTCACCACCTCGCCGGCCGATTTACTACGTGCAGAGCCCGTCGCACCCCGACGTCGAGAAGATGTCGTACGGGTCGAGCCCCACGGGCTCGCCGGCGCACCACTACTATCACTGCTCTCCCATTCACCACTCCCGCGAGTCCTCAACTTCCCGGTTCTCCGCTTCGCTCAAGAACCCCAGAGGCGTATCGGCTTGGAGACACGTGCAGCTTGATCACAAAGACGGCGACGGCGACGGCGACGACGAAGAAATGGACGGTCGTGATGAGGGCTCTGGCCGTAATGTGAGATTGTACGTGTGTATCGGATTCTTCTTCGTGCTTTTGTTCACTGTGTTTTGCTTGATCTTGTGGGGTGCCAGCAAGCCTTACAAGCCTAAAATCATCGTAAAG AACATAGTGTTCGAGAATTTTAATGTACAAGCGGGGAGCGACGAGTCAGGGGTGCCAACAGACATGTTATCATTGAACTCAACGGTCAAGATCTTATACAGAAACCCCGCTACATTTTTTGCTGTCCACGTCACTTCTACTCCTCTTGAGCTTCACTATTTCCAGCTCAAACTTGCATCTGGACAG ATGAAGAAGTTTAGTCAATCGAGGAAGAGTCAGCGAAATGTAGTAACGGTGGTGCAAGGGTATCAAGTGCCACTGTATGGCGGGGTTCCGGTTCTTGCAAGTGCTAAAGGGCACCTTGATAGAGCAGAAGTTCCATTGAACCTGACATTCGTGATGAGGTCAAGGGCCTACATTTTGGGGAGACTGGTGAAGTCTAAGTTCTATCGGAGGATTAGGTGTTCTGTCACTTTAAGAGGCAATAAACTTGGCAAGCCCCTTAATTTGACAAATGCATGTTTTTATCAATGA
- the LOC102607185 gene encoding signal recognition particle 43 kDa protein, chloroplastic translates to MGDSLLLNQSLARLKLLPKIPPPASQFLHIKPPQPHGKLHSTASFAIQNQQQTQYGTTDQNDDESYGEVSKIIGSRALEDATGMEYLIEWKDGHAPSWVPQDYIAKDVVAEYESPWWTAAKKADDAALKEIIEAGDGRDVDAVDNDGRTALLFVSGLGSEACVRVLAEAGTDLNHRDSGGGLTALHMAAGYVKPGVAKLLLELGADADVEDDRGLTPLALAKEILRVTPKGNPMQFARRLGLEAVIRNLEEAVFEYAEVQEILEKRGKGDQLEYLVKWRDGGDNEWVKVGFIAEDLVTDYEAGLEYAVAEGVLGKRMGDDGKREFLVKWTDIDEATWEPEENVDPDLIKEFEDSQSDGAVLLNENHIGDAVGARAQLSEGDAAPESARV, encoded by the coding sequence ATGGGGGACTCTCTCTTACTAAACCAATCACTCGCCCGCCTCAAACTCCTTCCCAAAATCCCACCTCCCGCTTCTCAATTTCTTCACATCAAACCGCCACAACCCCACGGTAAGCTCCACTCCACTGCTTCTTTTGCCATCCAAAACCAACAGCAGACGCAGTACGGCACAACAGATCAAAACGACGACGAATCATACGGCGAAGTCAGCAAGATCATCGGCAGCAGAGCCCTCGAGGATGCCACCGGCATGGAGTACCTAATCGAATGGAAAGACGGCCACGCCCCCTCCTGGGTCCCACAGGACTACATTGCCAAAGACGTCGTTGCCGAATACGAGTCTCCCTGGTGGACTGCCGCCAAGAAAGCCGACGATGCCGCGTTGAAGGAAATCATCGAAGCCGGCGACGGGCGCGACGTCGACGCCGTCGACAACGACGGACGGACTGCCCTGCTGTTCGTGTCCGGGCTCGGGTCTGAGGCTTGCGTCAGGGTTTTGGCGGAAGCTGGGACCGATTTGAACCACAGGGATAGCGGAGGCGGGTTAACGGCGCTGCATATGGCGGCTGGGTACGTTAAGCCCGGTGTGGCGAAGCTCTTGCTCGAACTGGGAGCCGATGCTGACGTGGAGGACGACAGAGGGTTAACGCCGTTAGCTTTGGCCAAGGAGATCTTGCGCGTTACGCCTAAAGGGAACCCAATGCAATTCGCGAGGAGGCTGGGGCTGGAAGCCGTGATTAGGAACTTAGAGGAGGCGGTATTCGAGTACGCTGAGGTGCAGGAGATTCTGGAGAAGAGAGGGAAGGGTGATCAACTGGAGTATTTGGTCAAATGGAGGGACGGCGGCGATAACGAGTGGGTCAAAGTAGGCTTCATTGCTGAGGATTTGGTGACCGATTATGAGGCTGGCCTGGAATACGCAGTGGCGGAGGGTGTGCTTGGGAAGAGAATGGGGGACGATGGGAAGAGAGAGTTTTTGGTTAAGTGGACGGATATTGATGAGGCCACCTGGGAGCCCGAGGAGAACGTTGATCCTGATTTGATCAAGGAGTTTGAGGATAGTCAAAGTGACGGTGCGGTCCTTTTAAATGAGAATCACATCGGGGATGCAGTTGGGGCCCGGGCCCAATTAAGTGAAGGCGATGCAGCCCCTGAGTCCGCTAGAGTTTAG